In one Shinella zoogloeoides genomic region, the following are encoded:
- the gltA gene encoding citrate synthase: MTGNSADVSFGGKTVELPTRSGTIGPDVIDIGTLYKNTGAFTYDPGFTSTASCESKITYIDGDEGVLLHRGYPIEQLAEHGDFLEVCYLLLYGELPTKTQKDDFDYRVTHHTMVHEQMSKFFTGFRRDAHPMAVMCGVVGALSAFYHDSTDITDPHQRMVASLRMIAKMPTIAAMAYKYHIGQPFVYPKNDLDYASNFLRMCFAVPCEEYTANPVLSRAMDRIFILHADHEQNASTSTVRLAGSSGANPFACIAAGIACLWGPAHGGANEAALNMLAEIGSVERIPEYVAKAKDKNDPFRLMGFGHRVYKNYDPRARIMQKTTHEVLGELGIKDDPMLEVAMELERIALTDEYFIEKKLYPNIDFYSGITLKALGFPTTMFTVLFALARTVGWIAQWNEMIEDPEQRIGRPRQLYIGAPKRDYTPVSKR; encoded by the coding sequence ATGACAGGAAACAGCGCGGATGTATCGTTCGGTGGCAAGACAGTCGAACTGCCGACGCGGTCTGGGACGATCGGCCCCGATGTGATCGACATCGGCACCCTCTACAAGAACACCGGTGCCTTCACCTACGACCCCGGCTTCACCTCCACCGCGTCGTGCGAATCGAAGATCACCTATATCGACGGCGACGAAGGCGTGTTGCTGCACCGCGGCTACCCCATCGAGCAGCTTGCCGAACACGGCGATTTCCTCGAAGTCTGCTACCTTCTGTTGTACGGCGAACTGCCGACCAAGACCCAGAAGGACGATTTCGACTATCGCGTCACGCACCACACCATGGTGCACGAGCAGATGTCGAAGTTCTTCACCGGCTTCCGTCGCGACGCCCACCCGATGGCCGTCATGTGCGGCGTCGTCGGCGCGCTCTCGGCCTTCTACCACGACTCGACCGACATCACCGATCCGCACCAGCGCATGGTCGCCTCGCTGCGCATGATCGCCAAGATGCCGACGATCGCCGCCATGGCCTACAAGTACCATATCGGCCAGCCCTTCGTTTACCCGAAGAACGACCTCGACTATGCGTCGAACTTCCTGCGCATGTGTTTTGCCGTTCCCTGTGAGGAATACACGGCGAACCCGGTGCTCTCGCGCGCCATGGACCGCATCTTCATCCTGCATGCCGACCATGAGCAGAACGCCTCGACCTCGACGGTCCGCCTCGCCGGCTCCTCGGGTGCCAACCCGTTCGCCTGCATCGCGGCCGGCATTGCCTGCCTCTGGGGCCCGGCCCATGGCGGCGCGAACGAAGCGGCCCTCAACATGCTCGCCGAAATCGGCTCGGTCGAGCGCATTCCGGAATATGTCGCCAAGGCCAAGGACAAGAACGATCCCTTCCGCCTGATGGGCTTCGGCCACCGCGTCTACAAGAACTACGATCCGCGCGCCCGCATCATGCAGAAGACGACGCACGAGGTTCTCGGCGAACTCGGCATCAAGGACGATCCGATGCTGGAAGTCGCCATGGAGCTCGAGCGCATCGCGCTGACGGACGAGTATTTCATCGAGAAGAAGCTCTATCCGAACATCGACTTCTACTCCGGCATCACGCTGAAGGCGCTGGGCTTCCCCACCACCATGTTCACCGTGCTCTTCGCGCTCGCCCGCACGGTCGGCTGGATCGCCCAGTGGAACGAGATGATCGAAGATCCGGAACAGCGCATCGGCCGTCCGCGCCAGCTCTATATCGGCGCACCGAAGCGCGATTACACGCCCGTCTCCAAGCGTTGA
- the lpxB gene encoding lipid-A-disaccharide synthase gives MTDGTIRIGVIAGEVSGDLLGGDLIAALRAAYPGNVELVGVGGEALEKQGLTSLFDFSELSIMGISQVLKRLPSLLRRIRQTADALIAARPDVLLIIDSPDFTHRVARRVRKALPDLPVVNYVCPSVWAWKEERAPRMRAYVDHVLALLPFEPATMERLGGPATTYVGHRLIGDPDIQRIRAARLTRVDRDASERLCLLLPGSRSTEINRLLPVFGETVKELSARHPGMRFALPTVPRQEALVRQLTADWPVKPDITVTPEAKWQAFAEADAAIAASGTVILELALARVPVVSTYRFDWIANFFVKKIKVWTAAIPNLIADYAVVPEYLNEQVRPGTLTRWFERHSVDTAHRRAMLEGYDLVNARMQTERPPGETGAMVVLDLLAKKKPGRN, from the coding sequence ATGACGGACGGGACGATCAGGATCGGCGTCATTGCCGGCGAAGTCTCCGGCGACCTTCTCGGTGGTGACCTCATCGCGGCGTTGCGTGCGGCCTATCCCGGCAATGTCGAACTCGTCGGCGTCGGCGGGGAGGCGCTGGAAAAGCAGGGGCTGACATCCCTGTTCGATTTCTCCGAACTCTCCATCATGGGCATTTCCCAGGTGCTGAAGCGCCTGCCGTCGCTGCTTCGCCGGATCCGCCAGACGGCGGATGCGCTGATCGCCGCGCGTCCGGACGTGCTTCTGATCATCGACAGCCCCGATTTCACCCACCGGGTCGCAAGGCGGGTGCGCAAGGCGTTGCCGGACCTGCCGGTGGTCAACTATGTCTGCCCCAGCGTCTGGGCGTGGAAAGAAGAGCGCGCGCCGCGCATGCGCGCCTATGTCGATCATGTTCTCGCGCTGCTGCCATTCGAGCCGGCAACGATGGAGCGTCTCGGAGGACCCGCGACCACCTATGTCGGTCATAGGCTGATTGGCGATCCCGATATCCAGCGGATCCGCGCCGCCCGGCTCACGCGCGTGGACCGCGATGCCAGCGAGCGCCTCTGCCTGCTGCTTCCCGGCTCGCGCAGCACGGAGATCAACCGGCTGCTGCCGGTGTTCGGCGAGACGGTGAAAGAACTGTCCGCGCGCCATCCCGGCATGCGCTTCGCCCTGCCCACCGTGCCGCGGCAGGAGGCGCTGGTGCGGCAACTGACGGCGGATTGGCCGGTAAAGCCCGATATCACGGTTACCCCAGAGGCGAAGTGGCAGGCCTTTGCCGAGGCCGATGCGGCGATCGCCGCTTCCGGCACGGTCATCCTGGAGCTTGCGCTGGCGCGCGTGCCTGTTGTCTCGACCTACCGCTTCGACTGGATCGCCAATTTCTTCGTGAAGAAGATAAAGGTCTGGACGGCGGCGATCCCGAACCTCATCGCCGACTATGCCGTGGTGCCGGAATATCTCAACGAGCAGGTGCGGCCCGGGACGCTCACGCGCTGGTTCGAGCGCCATTCGGTGGACACCGCGCACCGCCGCGCCATGCTGGAAGGCTACGACCTCGTCAACGCACGCATGCAGACCGAGCGGCCACCGGGCGAGACCGGGGCGATGGTCGTCCTCGATCTTCTCGCAAAGAAAAAGCCCGGTCGAAACTGA